ATCCTCATGAGAAGCGCGAGCTTCCAGACGGATATCGGGGAATCCTGGTTCAATTAAGGTATGATGACGGCTCGGAAAAATGTGTCGGATGTTCCCTTTGCGAGGCGGCCTGTCCCTCCCGGTGCATTAAAGTCATTAGTGACGAAGTTAACGGAAATCCGTTACAGCGTTATGCAAAAGAGTATATTTTTGATCTTTCCAAATGCGTCTTTTGTGCTTTTTGCGTTGCTGCATGTCCGGTCGATGCGCTTGCCATGTCGAAATTTTACGAATATTCGACCTATAATAAAAGAGATTTGATTTTAAATAAAGAAAAGATGCTGCAGATGGGTGACAAAGCGTTTCCAATTCGTCAAAAGCGGTTTGACATCACGAAAAAACATCTTAATATCTTTAACCTGGGTAAAAAGAACTTTCCTCCGGTTCATCAATAAAACAAGGTTAAACGGGGTCTTTGTAGATCTGCCAAGAGGGGAATCACCTGTTCGACCGGTCAACGTGATATAGAATATTGGAAAAAGTATGACTCTGGTTTTATTTGCCTATTTTGCGGCGGTGATCTTGATTACCGGAATTCTGGTGGTCACATTGTCCAATCCGGTCCACGCGGTTCTTTCGCTGCTCGTCATGTTTTTCCATGTGGCGGGCATCTATGTTCTTTTAAATGCCGAATTTATTGCCATTGTCCAGATTTTGGTGTATGCCGGTGCGATTTTGGTCCTTTACCTTTTTGTGGTGATGCTTCTTAATTTATCTGGAAAAGAGAAATCGCACAACCGGCAATTTCTCTTTGGCTCCTTTGTGGGCGTCACGATGTTTATTGAATTGATGATCTTTCTTTCCAGGTCACCCCTGTCCGGGACGGCGGGTTCCGATACGGTGGA
The genomic region above belongs to Nitrospirota bacterium and contains:
- the nuoI gene encoding NADH-quinone oxidoreductase subunit NuoI, with translation MIKKFLHQIMFIEIVQGLYLTMKHLIIKRPITFQYPHEKRELPDGYRGILVQLRYDDGSEKCVGCSLCEAACPSRCIKVISDEVNGNPLQRYAKEYIFDLSKCVFCAFCVAACPVDALAMSKFYEYSTYNKRDLILNKEKMLQMGDKAFPIRQKRFDITKKHLNIFNLGKKNFPPVHQ
- a CDS encoding NADH-quinone oxidoreductase subunit J — encoded protein: MTLVLFAYFAAVILITGILVVTLSNPVHAVLSLLVMFFHVAGIYVLLNAEFIAIVQILVYAGAILVLYLFVVMLLNLSGKEKSHNRQFLFGSFVGVTMFIELMIFLSRSPLSGTAGSDTVDKIRSTGNTQAIGESLFTTYLWPFEIASLILLVAMIGAIVLSKNGILRESWGEKK